The genomic region AACAGTTTTCAGTCTGAAATTCACAGCAATTTGTCACTAGTTTGCAGTTCAAGGAAGACGAATGTCTCTTTCAGACTGAATCACCATGAAACAAGCACAAGTTGCCTGATTCTTTTGTTGCTCTCACTgctttttagggattttttttttctcctatgaACTGAAGAAGGGTTTTCTCCTGCATCCCTTACACATCCCACCTGGCCTCATTCACAGGGAGAGATGAGGTTTCCAGTGTCTGCCCATCCCTAAGGCTGTGGGACATCTTGTTGAGGAGTCTAAGAGGATCCATTAGCCCTGTCTAGTTTTCCCCTACTTAATTTTTGGAGTGTTATATCCAGTCTCCTCCCTTTCATTCTCTTAGATTCTTCAGAGCCATCTCTGTCAATTTGTTTACTtctagtttatttttaaaagataaaccCCCAATGGACAGAAGCTCTCAAGTCCCTTTTGAAAATGCTGTCTTGTCTGTAAGTGCTTTGTTTGTGATCCTCTCCAATCCTTTAGGCTATTGTTTACAAGCTGGAAGGCATCTGCACTTGGGCTAATCATGCCGAATGCCAGCAATTCCCCCAGCATGATTTGTTGCACAAGCCAGTGGGAGCAGGGTTTGTTTTGATTACGTTTAGTGCGGAAAACCCACATTTTGCTCACATCAGCCTGACAAAACAGGGAGGCCTAATCCAAAATCTTCAGAGGGAACAATAATCTGGTCATTGATTTCAGTAGCACCTGGGACCAGCTCAAAGACTGAGAGCTCTGATGGCAAGGGTGGTGTCTTGGGAAAGCAGGTAGCCCAGGAGGCAAAAATCTTTAAAAGTGTATGCATGTTGTTTGCTCTGGGATGGATGAACCTAGGAGACTGCCAGTGCTATGCTTCTcaaagctctgcagctcctttctGACATGCAGTTAGTCAGGCTGGGACCCCCCACCTCTGCCCCAACCAGCTGTCACCTCGGGCTGATGCTGGCCTCCCCCAATGCCCTCAGCTGTCAGTTCAGGCTCTTTCACTCATTCTGAATAATGGCAATGTTTTTAtcctcagcctgtgctgatgcTTGCCTCCAGGCATCAGATGGGTGTcccaatttttctgtttgtgaaagCCAGGAAGAAGTGCCCAAGGGCTGCTCCCTTTGGGGCTGCCATCAGACTGCTGGGACACGCAACCGCACTGCAGGGGTGGGTGTACAGGTCTGCCAGGTGCAGACCCCTCTGTCTTGAGAGGCCCAGCACAGGTTCTgggagctcagcacagctgtCCCTGGCCAAACCACCGGCTCAGCTGGCCTGGGCTgcaccctgtgctgctgagcctcAGGCTGAGCCTAGGCTGAGCCTAGGCTGGCTTGTTCCCACACTCCTGCCATAGCAGAGGTCTGTCCAACAAGGCACAGAACTCAAAGCTCCACCTGGATCCTGCCTCTCCCCTGTTTCCCAACTCCACTTTTCCTCCTCCAGAGGTACTCCATCAATCACCATTAATCCCTTTTTGTAGCCACATAGAGGTTAGCCTCGCTGGTGGCCTGTGGCAGAGATTTCCACAGCTTAGGCTACTATAAGTCACAAGAAAGAAATGTCTCCTTTGAGTCTTAAACTTGAGTATTTCATCAGACACCTCCAtggatttttaagaaaacacatGGTCACCTACTCTGTGGCATTTGGGCTTCACAGATCTCTGCCGCAGACCTCAGCCATCTCTTTTCTGGCTGAAGAGTTCTACTATTGAGCCAGCCCTTGCACGGGAAGCGTTTGGAAGTACTTTGCTTTGCCTGAATCAAAACCCCAGCTCCGCCAGCCCCAGCTGAGAtcagaaggcagcaggagcctgcCAAGAcccaagcagctctgcagggaggcaTCACAAGTTTCAGAGCAACTCTGCCACATCTCCCTCTGACACCTGCTTTCTCTCTGAAGGCTGCCCTCAGTAGCCCAGCCTTTGCACTAGGGAATGGCACAGGGCAGCCAGAAAGCTCCAGTGCGTGCAGTTTTAACTGTACAGATGCCAAACACCTAAGGAACTGGGACAAAAAGAACTCAATCAGACAAAGCCATCACATTCCCCGAACCAAGGTGTGTTGTAAATTAAGGAGTTTAGCACACTTAAAGACTAATgacacaaacacacattttcAGAGGGATATCAGGGTAGAGGGTCAAAACTGAGATCCAGCTGTGTGTACACAGACTAATTTTGAAGCTTGACTACCTAAGAAGAGTTCATTTCCCAATCACTGAGGATGACCAAATGTTAATGTTTTTAAAGTGGTTTTGCACAAACTTGTGTCTTTTGGTGAATCTTGATCCCTAATGACATACAGACCCTTATGTCAGAGGTAATCAAGTATTATTACAAGAGCTGATGGCTGTGGGGCCCCTCCTGAGCACACACATGGGTACATATGGAAGTTATTAGCAAGTTCCAGTGAGGAATTTTGGGAAATTAACCCTTGGGGCCCCAGAGCACTACCAACAGACAGCTAGCTGGGAGCAGACGAAGAGCAGTTTCCTGCTGGATGCCTGCAGCATATTGGGACTGAAATCCAGGCCCTTCACAGCATGGTAGAGGAAGCCCCTCTTCTCGCAAGCACTAAACTTTTCAACTTCTGCTGTTAGGAagaacacttgaaaaaaaccaTCTGCAAAGCCTGTGTAAGTTTCCTCGACAAACTGAAATGAGTCAGCTGGAGAAATGTATAACATAAcatataaaaatgcaaacaatttTCTTCTATTCCCCAAATGGTGCTCAAGAGGTTGTGAGGAAgtttgcaatttctttttaagtccCTTTAGGAGCCAccaaaagaaacatttggatACAGACCACCAGGAGCTACTCCTACGTGACAGAGGGACCCGTTCAGAGGCAGGGTCATTAAAGTGAACATCTCCCACTCTCATGAAAGCAGCAGGATAGTGTAACCCGATGAAGTAAATTCTTACAGTTTTGCTTTGTACATCTTTTTTCTcaagagctgaaagaaaaaggtttctCTTCCAGCATCCAAGCAGAGAATGAAGGACTCTAACGCTTGCCTTAGCCAATGCACTTTTCACTTTCCTGTTCTTTCTACATTGATTTCCTTTCTTGCACCAATCCTGATCTGCAAAATGACCTCTCCTTGGGAATAATGAGGATACTCACACATGATGTGCTTTCAACTTCCACGATATAACAATGCTTGGCAGTAATTCACTGCTTTTCATCCACAGATCTCAAATCAATTTGCTGCAGCCCTGCATGGAATTGACTTACTTGTAAGACTGAGACAAGTCCTTGctgtgcaattaaaaaaaaaaaaaaaaaaaggaacaaaataaagTAGACTTTATTAAAATCCAAACTATTTCCTTCTCCTGTGGTGTGATTTTCCTAAAGTGCAATCCAGGCTGCAAATAGGGCTCTTCTGCAGCTCCTAGCCATACAACCCAAGATGCTTATTTGTGGCCAAATGAGAACAGTTCACAGCCAGGTCAGAGCAATACGGTTAGAAAGCTCTTCCCTCAGTGAGGTATAACCGTGGCCAGAAAACAGAAGCATTCCCGACCTTGATTCTAAACATGGAAGAAATTATACTGCTCCTCCACCCCCCTGCTTTCtgaagggaaggcaggaaggcaacCAAGGCACCTCAGCAGACACcctcaagaaagaaaaggattgAGGGGATGGACATAATGCCTGGGCCAGCAGATTCAGTCCCACTCCTCCATGGCAGAGAGGGAGGGCAGCTGTGTGGCTGACTCTGCCGAGGCAGGAGCTTCACTCAAGTGCCAGGAACAGTCCCAGAGGTGCCCAGAGCCACCTGAGATGCTAGCAGCAAGCAACGCTACGCCCATGTATCAGCTGCCACACGGCACGCAAACCTGCAGAAATTAACAATCCCAACTCCTGCTTTTGCACTGGGCTGAGAGATGCAGTAGCTGCAGGGCCACTGAGATGCCTCTGGCCTCCGtgcagctgggaggagcaggCAGCAAGAACAAGATCACCACTTCCCTGACACTCATTTAACTACCTTGGTTCATAAGCCAATGCCCTGAGCCAGTCAACCAGGCACCTCACCGCCAGCAGAGCAacagagccctgcagagaaTAATTCAGAGTGTCTAAGTTAGGCTCCTGTGATGCATCACAGCCTGTATCTCTCTCTGTGCTGACCACGCGCTTTAATTCCTCAGATAAGACACCTGAAGACAATAGAGCAAATTCAGTGTGCTCTCTTCCCCTCTTCAGCTTTTTACTTCCATACAGGTCTGAAGAGGAAAGTCAGCATGAACACAGCAGGCTGCCTGCCCAGCTATGGATGTTTAGCAGCATGTAAAATGGTTTGACTCAAATTTTAGAGTACCTGAATTTCTCCTTCCATGTAGCGGTTTTCATTCACTTATTTTGAAGACATCATACCTGGCTATTCCTGAAATGAACCATGACCCTATTTAAGCCAACTCTGTTCCCCTCCCATTTGTACTCATACTCACCAGTTCAAGTTCACTGATGCTGTGCCCTGTTCTAAGATCTGGAATTACTGGTTTTTTCAAACACCCAGTACAAATTTTAAGGTACTAAAAAAACTTTCTAAAAATGCAGGGGTGGGATTTTCAGAAGTATTCTCTGTTTAGAATATTTCTTCAATTAATTACGCTGCAAGATGAATTTAAGTTTAATGTTCCCAGCTAGGACTACTCTGCTTTTATGCTCTGCTTTTATTCTTTATGAGAAATTAACTTGTTCAGTCTCAGCTTGATTACCATGCCTGGGCACTAAACTAACTGGGCTTCCAACATTACAAGGGAATGAAGTTATCGCCATGTATtcactgacttttaaaaatcaatataaaaattttattaaaattttagaagttttatataaaaaattctttgccttttcagaggcaaaaccaaaacatcttCTGATGCTCGACAGATGGCAGCAGCACACTATCAGATGAGCTTAAGAAAGGGTGCAGGATCCCATCTCTTCACACCCTCCCAGGGCAGATATGACTCTCCAGACCAGGGTTACCTCTGCAGGAATGCCATGCCCTTAAGTACAGCATAATCCATCTTCACTCCCAAAAATCCAATCAAATAAAGCAATGCAAAAGCCAGTGAAGCTGCATGTATCGTACACGGCTGCAATGGTTTCACTCTGGTGCAAACACCGGCCTCTGAAGTAACAGGCATGACATCCATGCTGCAACGAGTGAAACTTGCTCTTGCTCCACCACATCTTCGTGGGTCAGCACAAGGGTCACGCCCATCGATGTCCAAGCTGCACTGCTGTGGGACTGGATTCAGCTGCACTTCACAAGGGCAGATTTGAAGCAGAAATGAGCTCAAGCACTTTGGGGTAGAAGAGAACACAGGGCTGACCTGGGAGGACAGGCAACTCACCTCCTTCTGAAGCTTTTAAGTTATAAATGGAGCAAAGAGCAGGACTTGGTGATGGAAATGTCTGCTCTTCAGGTCTGGCTTTACCCCAGGCATGTCTGGGGTAAGTCACACACCTTGTGTACGTATGAGGACACATCTGTCACAGCCACCGGGTTCaagctctgctccctctgccctcccccTTTCTCTCCCAGCAGCCAGTCCAGCTTGACTGGTGTGACCCACATCCCATCAGCACAGCCATAAAAGAGGCATCTCCCTTCATCTCCCATATGAATGGCAtcatctcccagcccaggacagagAGGGGCTGGGACCAACGCTCCCCTCTGACCCTCCCCTTCTGTCCAGGGGTGAGAACACCTCTTCCCTCAGACACATCCCCAAGGaggcccccagccctgctctatCCCCCGTCATGGCACCGGCAGGGAGGCTCCGACAGCAAAGTTCTCGCAGTGTGGGCACTGCCCGGCGGCTCCGGCACAAGGGCTCAGAGAAGACCAGGGGAGTTCCCCCCATCTCATCAAAGTGCAAGGGGTTGTTCCGGGTCCCCGCTaccaccagctccagcagccgGACCACGCAGTCTGAAAACCAGTTCTTGAGGCGGAAATAGCCCTCCTGGAAAGAGATTCGAAGGCTGACGGGCCCCGTGGGCATCCGCACGCTCAGGCTGAACAAGCAGTTCCCCTGCGAGCTGTCCCGCACCAAGTAGGTGCCTACAGGCTCCCGCTGGAGCTTGGCGTGAGCCTCCCCCACAGACAAGGGGCCCCAGTAGAAGTCACTGGCCTGGAGGATATTGAGGGATCGCTCCAGGACTTCCCACTCGCAGCTGCGAAACATCCGGAAACGATCGGGCAAGCCAGGTGGCGCGGGGCTGGGGAGAACGCTCCGATGCTGCCTTTGCAGACGAGGAACAGTGGTGTGTGTGTTGTGCAGATCATCTGGCCTCCCTCTGATCATCTCTCAAAGAGCCCATGAATCCTGGAAAGATGCTGCCTTTACCATGCTTCCTCCTTTGCATCCAGCCTGTGGGACAGAAGGAGAGTGAGGCAAACCCAATACCTTCTTCAACCTGGGCAAGACACTTCCCAAGGGAGAAAGACCAGCAAGAGTACCAAAGAGGGTACCAAGGAGCTATTGCATGTCACCAATCCCCAGCTTTAGGGACAACCAAGGATATATGTGCAGAAAGGGCTCCAGCTGGGTCCCCACCAGCACAAGGTGGCACTTCACAGAGCTCAGCATCCATTGGGTTTCTGTGATTCACAGCCAGGGACTCCTGCACACCCTCCAGCAGGCTGGCTTGAACCTAGCAGATCTCTGCATTTCAAGATTTCCCTCTGTTGGATGTTTAGGACTTTTCAGAGTGGCCTTGAGATTGGAAAGGGGAAATGACACCACAAATCAAAAGGGAAAGATTACCCAAAGCAGGAAAGTatcatttactttttctttcatgaaagGTAGAAAGGTTTCCTCGCACCTCTCCAACCCTTTCTCCAACAAAAAGATTGACAACAGGACTTAGCAAAAGCAGAAGACAGGGATGAGCCTTTCTCACCAAATCCCAGGAACCACTCCCTCATCCCAAGACATGCCTGTTTCGCTATGTCAGGAGAAAGCAAAGGTCTCAGATCAAAACCCCTACAAGAAATGTTACATCAGCTTCAAGGCTGGGACTACCATGAATGACTTCACTTTATACTGGTACCAGACACTGCTGATGCCCTTCCAGACTCTTAACTTCTGTTTCTTCCAGAAGGACAACTCCCCCTGCCTGCAGACAATGCTGCCCTCTCCCAGTCACCATCCTCTAATGTACTGTCATGACCCTGCTCATCTCCTGCACCTTGTGTTATCACCAGgctgttttcagaaatgcaaatcTCTACACCCAGTGTTGCCATCAGCCATCCAAGTCACTtcaattatattaaaaaaatacatattctagatgtgtatgtgtgtgtataggCACAAACGTAACAACCACAGCCCTAAGCCGGAGGCTCATTCTGTGTGAGAAGCTGAGCTGT from Corvus hawaiiensis isolate bCorHaw1 chromosome 4, bCorHaw1.pri.cur, whole genome shotgun sequence harbors:
- the LOC125324997 gene encoding suppressor of cytokine signaling 1-like — translated: MIRGRPDDLHNTHTTVPRLQRQHRSVLPSPAPPGLPDRFRMFRSCEWEVLERSLNILQASDFYWGPLSVGEAHAKLQREPVGTYLVRDSSQGNCLFSLSVRMPTGPVSLRISFQEGYFRLKNWFSDCVVRLLELVVAGTRNNPLHFDEMGGTPLVFSEPLCRSRRAVPTLRELCCRSLPAGAMTGDRAGLGASLGMCLREEVFSPLDRRGGSEGSVGPSPSLSWAGR